In Diceros bicornis minor isolate mBicDic1 chromosome 24, mDicBic1.mat.cur, whole genome shotgun sequence, the following are encoded in one genomic region:
- the SERPINA3 gene encoding alpha-1-antichymotrypsin, which yields MSPLLALGLLVAGLCPTVHCLPGGVLDGENVTQEDQHRRTPADNLRLTSSNTDFAFSLYKQLASETPKKNVIFSPLSVSIALALLSLGARGTTLKEILEGLKFNLTETTEAEIHQGFQHLLRTLSHPSNQLQLSVGNAVFVEGQLKLLHKFRDNAKSLYASDAFPTDFQDSVAAEKLINDYVKSKTQGKIEDLVKDLDMHTAMVLVNYIFLKAKWKTPFDPEDTFQSRFYVRKKKSVKVPMMSLEDLTAPYLRDEVLSCTVLELQYASNDSALFILPDEGKMEAVEAMLFPETLRRWRDSLQMRWIDELYLPKFSISSKYNLEDVLPQLGIREVFTNQADLAGVTGARNLVVSQVVHSTVLDVAEEGTEAAAATGSKITFLSGKMGPLTTVRFNRPFLLFIISKDTQSIIFGGKVANPNQA from the exons ATGTCACCTCTCCTGGCTCTGGGGCTCCTGGTGGCTGGGCTGTGCCCTACTGTCCACTGCCTCCCGGGGGGCGTGCTTGACGGGGAGAATGTGACCCAGGAGGACCAACACAGGAGGACGCCTGCGGACAACCTCAGATTAACCTCCAGCAACACCGACTTCGCCTTCAGCCTCTACAAGCAGCTGGCTTCAGAGACCCCCAAGAAGAATGTCATCTTCTCCCCGCTGAGCGTCTCCATCGCCTTGGCCCTCCTGTCGCTGGGGGCCCGCGGCACCACCCTGAAAGAGATCCTCGAAGGCCTCAAGTTCAACCTCACGGAGACAACCGAGGCAGAAATCCACCAGGGCTTCCAGCACCTTCTGCGTACCCTCAGCCACCCCAGCAACCAGCTGCAGCTGAGCGTGGGCAACGCCGTGTTCGTCGAGGGTCAGCTGAAGCTGCTGCACAAATTCAGGGACAATGCCAAGTCTCTGTACGCCTCTGACGCCTTCCCCACCGACTTCCAGGACTCCGTCGCCGCCGAGAAGCTCATCAACGACTACGTGAAGAGTAAAACCCAGGGGAAAATTGAGGATTTGGTCAAGGACCTTGACATGCACACAGCCATGGTCCTGGTGAATTACATCTTCCTTAAAG CCAAGTGGAAGACGCCGTTTGACCCTGAAGATACTTTCCAGTCCCGGTTTTACGTGAGAAAGAAGAAGTCAGTGAAGGTGCCCATGATGAGCCTTGAGGACCTGACCGCGCCCTACCTCCGGGACGAGGTGCTCTCCTGCACCGTGCTGGAGCTCCAATACGCCAGCAACGACAGCGCCCTCTTCATCCTCCCCGACGAGGGCAAAATGGAGGCCGTGGAGGCCATGCTGTTCCCGGAGACCCTGAGGAGGTGGAGAGACTCGCTGCAGATGAG ATGGATAGATGAACTCTATCTGCCAAAGTTTTCCATCTCCAGCAAGTATAATCTGGAAGATGTACTCCCCCAGCTGGGCATAAGGGAAGTCTTCACCAACCAGGCTGACCTGGCAGGAGTCACAGGAGCCAGGAATCTGGTGGTTTCCCAG GTGGTCCACAGCACCGTGCTCGATGTGGCCGAGGAGGGCACGGAAGCAGCTGCTGCCACGGGAAGCAAAATTACTTTCTTGTCCGGAAAAATGGGCCCACTGACCACTGTGCGTTTCAACAGGCCCTTTCTGTTATTCATAATCAGCAAAGACACCCAGAGCATCATCTTTGGGGGCAAAGTCGCCA